The following are from one region of the Magallana gigas chromosome 6, xbMagGiga1.1, whole genome shotgun sequence genome:
- the LOC105336894 gene encoding cysteinyl leukotriene receptor 2, with amino-acid sequence MDPNHTNETKTLHNFIYEFMMNNYDTETDSRNASLLDWIDGIERDSLLHHARQFYSYCTPIILILGLSGNVLSLCVFLSKNLRSLSASTYLAALSVSDLLALVFYVSVEWLRRGLVYLDPAMKSKILFFDGDVVCQFQLYVSYVSRLLSAWIVVAFTFERYISVCWPLLRKDFCTKRRTKRVIVGIVATSAVVVLYKPILSAIYVSGEGNHYCTTDKDHGFLSFILDSIYAILITLVPFSAIAVLNILIVRKLISQNKKRQNHYVITEERVIRLEFTIILLVVSFCFITFNVPFFVVWLRNFLSSNHIYSTKDLTTYEEPNVDYWQGVLYITRTIFYMNYCINFFLYIIAGAYFRREVRMLFSPSSLQGHITSLSNTQTPHSYV; translated from the coding sequence ATGGATCCAAACCACACGAACGAGACGAAAACCTTGCATAATTTCATCTACGAGTTTATGATGAACAATTACGACACTGAGACTGATTCCCGGAATGCTTCTCTTCTGGACTGGATTGACGGAATCGAAAGGGACTCGCTCCTCCACCACGCCAGGCAGTTCTACTCCTACTGCACGCCGATCATCTTGATTCTCGGCCTTTCCGGTAACGTCCTCTCACTGTGCGTGTTTCTGTCGAAGAATCTTCGGAGTCTCTCGGCCAGTACCTATTTAGCTGCGTTGTCCGTTTCCGACCTCCTGGCGCTTGTGTTTTACGTCTCCGTGGAATGGCTCCGTCGTGGACTGGTGTACTTGGATCCGGCAATGAAGAGCAAGATTTTGTTCTTTGACGGGGATGTCGTCTGCCAGTTCCAGCTCTACGTGTCTTACGTATCACGGCTTCTGTCGGCGTGGATCGTAGTCGCTTTTACGTTTGAGAGATATATCAGCGTTTGCTGGCCATTACTAAGAAAGGACTTTTGCACCAAGAGACGAACCAAGCGCGTTATTGTTGGAATTGTGGCAACATCGGCCGTAGTGGTTCTCTACAAGCCGATTCTTAGCGCCATCTATGTCAGCGGGGAGGGTAACCATTACTGCACCACGGACAAAGACCACGgctttctttcttttattttggaCAGCATTTACGCTATTTTGATTACGTTGGTTCCCTTTTCAGCCATTGCTGTCCTTAACATCTTGATTGTGCGGAAACTGATATCGCAAAATAAAAAGCGACAAAACCATTATGTTATAACCGAGGAGAGGGTGATTCGTCTGGAGTTCACCATTATTTTGTTGGTCGTGTCATTCTGTTTTATCACGTTTAATGTACCATTCTTTGTTGTGTGGCTGCGGAACTTTTTAAGTTCCAATCATATTTACAGTACAAAGGATTTGACCACATACGAGGAACCGAATGTCGATTACTGGCAGGGCGTTTTGTATATAACGAGGACGATATTTTACATGAACTACtgtattaatttctttttgtatATTATAGCAGGAGCCTATTTCCGTCGGGAAGTCAGAATGTTGTTTTCTCCCAGTTCCCTTCAAGGCCACATTACCTCCCTCTCAAACACACAGACTCCCCATTCATATGTGTAG
- the LOC105333678 gene encoding protein MEMO1 — translation MSKVRRATHAGSWYTNDGRELSSQLDEWLSKAQPSYSPARAIIAPHAGYVYCGACGGHAYRQIDPSNIKRIFILGPSHHVRLSGCALTETSHYQTPLYDLTIDQKINEELFATKAFEKMKMSTDEDEHSIEMHLPYIAKVMERRRGQFTIIPVLVGSLSADKEKLYGSIFSQYLADPENFFVISSDFCHWGQRFRYTFYDKSCGDIWQSIEALDKMGMDAIEQMDPAKFSHYLKEYENTICGRYPIGVLLSAIDALRRNGNGRRMSFKFMNYAQSSRCKKMSDSSVSYASGALLMQ, via the exons ATGTCCAAAGTTAGGCGGGCAACACACGCAGGGAGCTGGTACACAAACGACG GAAGGGAGTTGAGCAGCCAGTTAGATGAGTGGTTATCGAAAGCCCAGCCATCCTACTCCCCAGCAAGAGCCATAATTGCTCC TCATGCAGGGTATGTATATTGTGGAGCTTGTGGAGGCCATGCCTACAGGCAGATTGATCCATCTAACAT TAAGAGAATATTCATTCTTGGTCCCTCCCACCATGTTCGTCTGTCCGGTTGTGCCCTCACTGAAACCTCTCACTACCAGACGCCATTGTATGATCTGACAATAGACCAGAAGA taaatgaagaattatttgcCACAAAAgcctttgaaaaaatgaaaatgagtaCAGATGAAGATGAACACAGTATAGAGATGCATTTACCTTACATTGCTAAAGTCATGGAGAG ACGACGTGGACAGTTTACCATTATCCCTGTACTGGTCGGATCTCTGTCCGCGGACAAGGAGAAGCTGTATGGATCTATATTTAGCCAGTATCTAGCCGACCCAGAAAACTTCTTTGTGATCTCCTCCGACTTCTGTCACTGGGGACAGCGATTCCGTTACACATTCTACGATAAGTCATGTGGAGACATCTGGCAATCCATCGAGGCCTTAGATAAAATG ggAATGGATGCAATAGAACAAATGGACCCAGCTAAATTTTCTCACTACTTAAAGGAGTATGAAAACACTATATGTGGCAGATACCCAATAGGTGTTCTCTTAAGT gcAATAGACGCTCTTCGAAGAAACGGTAATGGACGCAGAATGtcatttaaattcatgaacTATGCCCAGTCAAGCCGCTGTAAGAAAATGAGTGACTCCTCAGTTAGCTATGCCTCAGGTGCCCTGCTCATGCAGTGA
- the LOC105336892 gene encoding serine/threonine-protein kinase akt-2 isoform X1, which yields MPSRVGSAAIGEATQGSKEVAPIVKEGYMFKRGEYIRNWRARYYILRADGVFHGFKSKEEAQTSAEIQNDFMLQEDVTIVTHEKPKLNTFIVQGIILRGMQVDRIYYTETAEDREEWISAIQTVVDALGVGNWRSAFNELGEREEKMYDISLLNSSSKTLNDLPPKLIVRPLQLSDYDKGFLELLSQRSNTGNISKPEFRSLFKKMASPSNTYYVTVVEDTAINRVISTATLVTELQFNQRSPMVGWIKDIVIDNSKGNQPQLKNVLVNTLKDLGETCGCSRVESINTSLGTQDGDI from the exons ATGCCATCAAGAGTAGGGAG TGCTGCGATAGGCGAGGCTACACAGGGCTCTAAAGAGGTTGCTCCAATCGTCAAGGAGGGGTACATGTTTAAGAGAG GGGAGTATATACGTAACTGGCGGGCCCGTTACTACATCCTTAGAGCTGATGGCGTGTTTCATGGCTTCAAGTCAAAAGAGGAGGCTCAGACGTCAGCAGAAATCCAGAATGACTTCATGTTACAGG AGGATGTTACCATAGTAACCCACGAAAAGCCCAAGTTAAACACCTTTATTGTACAAGGAATAATTCTCCGTGGTATGCAGGTGGATAGGATATATTACACAGAGACAGCAGAGGACCGAGAGGAGTGGATCAGTGCCATACAAACAGTTGTGGATGCTCTTGGG GTTGGCAACTGGAGATCTGCTTTCAATGAACTaggagagagagaagagaagATGTATGACATCTCCCTGCTGAACTCCTCCAGTAAAACATTAAATGACCTGCCACCCAAACTAATCGTTCGTCCTCTACAGCTATCGGACTACGATAAAG GTTTTCTTGAGCTGTTGTCTCAAAGAAGCAACACAGGAAATATTTCCAAACCAGAGTTTAGAA gcttatttaaaaaaatggcatCTCCTTCAAATACCTACTATGTAACAGTGGTTGAGGATACAGCTATAAACCGAGTCATTTCTACTGCAACACTTGTCACAGAACTCCAGTTTAACCAAAGAAGTCCAATG GTTGGGTGGATCAAGGACATTGTTATTGACAACAGCAAGGGGAACCAACCACAGCTAAAAAATGT ATTGGTGAACACTTTAAAGGATCTTGGAGAAACATGTGGCTGTAGTCGAGTAGAAAGCATTAATACATCTTTGGGGACGCAAGATGGAGATATTTAG
- the LOC105336892 gene encoding RAC-gamma serine/threonine-protein kinase isoform X2, which yields MPSRVGSAAIGEATQGSKEVAPIVKEGYMFKRGEYIRNWRARYYILRADGVFHGFKSKEEAQTSAEIQNDFMLQEDVTIVTHEKPKLNTFIVQGIILRGMQVDRIYYTETAEDREEWISAIQTVVDALGVGNWRSAFNELGEREEKMYDISLLNSSSKTLNDLPPKLIVRPLQLSDYDKGFLELLSQRSNTGNISKPEFRSWVDQGHCY from the exons ATGCCATCAAGAGTAGGGAG TGCTGCGATAGGCGAGGCTACACAGGGCTCTAAAGAGGTTGCTCCAATCGTCAAGGAGGGGTACATGTTTAAGAGAG GGGAGTATATACGTAACTGGCGGGCCCGTTACTACATCCTTAGAGCTGATGGCGTGTTTCATGGCTTCAAGTCAAAAGAGGAGGCTCAGACGTCAGCAGAAATCCAGAATGACTTCATGTTACAGG AGGATGTTACCATAGTAACCCACGAAAAGCCCAAGTTAAACACCTTTATTGTACAAGGAATAATTCTCCGTGGTATGCAGGTGGATAGGATATATTACACAGAGACAGCAGAGGACCGAGAGGAGTGGATCAGTGCCATACAAACAGTTGTGGATGCTCTTGGG GTTGGCAACTGGAGATCTGCTTTCAATGAACTaggagagagagaagagaagATGTATGACATCTCCCTGCTGAACTCCTCCAGTAAAACATTAAATGACCTGCCACCCAAACTAATCGTTCGTCCTCTACAGCTATCGGACTACGATAAAG GTTTTCTTGAGCTGTTGTCTCAAAGAAGCAACACAGGAAATATTTCCAAACCAGAGTTTAGAA GTTGGGTGGATCAAGGACATTGTTATTGA